A genomic segment from Bacteroidota bacterium encodes:
- a CDS encoding DUF3300 domain-containing protein: MKKIALMFISTAFSLLIMNCKAQENGKQTFYKIIEEDKSSIDALSLYPEETRNAILEASLYPEIILKLENIQSQTREKFITLIENLPEEEQLKIYDITRYENLVKSLGDGGRKSESEIVDILKNYPKEIHDEALEMGRKNHRIIKNINELYNTAHESYQNVLRNYPTQTQQAYNHLIQFPEVIEIMSNNMKMTVAVGDLYKREPDWVKTKLDSLNIEAARKNAEETAEWQKKLEENPELLEEYTNAAEEYAEDNGFDQNEYRQERTQVNEVIYHHYYSYPFWFGYPHWFPYSYWYRWPIWYDWGFFYGHGGAIVLTGLPSYYFTYWFFEKPSNHYYRPRVSSTFITHFKNNPRSSTGISDGVATWLKDNREVIPANLLADDGNHVERMREFGLFESEYVENAARRPGLSREEFLANNPKRYPNLDPPGLRVPNNIARELPELEARRPSPIERGVQRTEPREKMDDIYRPREPERRPRTEPEREIFPERVPQRERPMEPRPKIDRSPTPRVAPSPSPRQSPEMNPSPQPTPRPAPTPRSAPTPRADPSPRPSPAPGSGAQIRTPARNISISSELPSNMQSIDRAIEFHFKNWKRK, translated from the coding sequence ATGAAAAAAATAGCTCTTATGTTTATTTCCACTGCCTTCTCTTTGTTAATAATGAATTGCAAGGCACAAGAAAATGGGAAACAAACATTTTACAAGATCATAGAAGAAGACAAATCTAGTATTGATGCATTGAGTCTCTATCCTGAAGAAACCCGAAATGCAATACTTGAGGCCTCTCTTTATCCTGAGATAATTTTAAAATTAGAAAACATTCAATCACAAACACGTGAAAAATTTATTACTTTGATTGAAAACCTACCAGAAGAAGAACAATTGAAAATTTATGATATAACCCGCTATGAAAATCTTGTGAAATCTTTGGGAGATGGCGGTAGAAAATCAGAAAGTGAGATTGTAGACATACTAAAAAATTATCCAAAGGAAATTCATGATGAAGCTCTTGAAATGGGAAGAAAAAACCACCGGATAATAAAAAACATCAATGAATTGTACAATACTGCCCATGAATCTTATCAAAATGTGCTTAGAAATTATCCCACTCAAACACAACAAGCATACAACCACCTGATCCAATTTCCAGAGGTTATTGAAATAATGTCAAATAATATGAAAATGACTGTTGCTGTAGGTGATTTATACAAACGGGAACCAGATTGGGTGAAAACAAAACTGGATTCATTAAATATAGAGGCGGCAAGAAAAAATGCAGAGGAAACTGCTGAATGGCAAAAAAAGCTGGAGGAAAATCCTGAATTACTTGAAGAATACACAAACGCAGCAGAAGAATATGCAGAAGATAATGGATTCGATCAAAATGAATACAGGCAGGAACGAACCCAAGTGAATGAAGTAATTTATCATCACTATTATTCGTACCCTTTCTGGTTTGGATATCCACATTGGTTTCCATATTCATACTGGTATAGATGGCCAATCTGGTATGACTGGGGATTTTTTTATGGTCATGGTGGAGCAATTGTTTTAACCGGACTTCCCTCTTATTATTTTACCTATTGGTTCTTTGAAAAACCAAGCAATCATTATTACCGCCCAAGAGTATCCAGTACCTTTATTACTCATTTTAAAAACAATCCTCGTTCTTCAACAGGAATTTCAGATGGTGTAGCAACTTGGCTTAAAGACAACCGGGAAGTAATACCAGCAAATTTACTTGCTGATGATGGTAATCATGTTGAAAGAATGCGTGAATTTGGATTGTTTGAAAGTGAGTATGTTGAAAACGCAGCAAGACGACCCGGCCTTTCAAGAGAAGAGTTTTTAGCCAATAATCCAAAAAGATACCCGAATTTGGATCCTCCAGGATTAAGAGTACCTAATAATATTGCAAGAGAATTACCCGAATTGGAAGCAAGAAGGCCTTCACCCATAGAACGTGGTGTTCAAAGAACTGAACCAAGAGAAAAAATGGATGACATATACAGACCAAGAGAACCGGAAAGAAGACCTAGAACTGAGCCAGAGAGAGAAATATTTCCAGAAAGAGTTCCTCAAAGAGAAAGGCCCATGGAACCAAGACCCAAAATAGATAGAAGTCCAACTCCTAGAGTTGCTCCATCGCCTTCTCCCAGACAATCACCAGAAATGAACCCCTCTCCTCAACCAACACCACGTCCTGCTCCAACACCTCGGTCCGCGCCAACTCCTCGAGCAGATCCCTCACCAAGACCATCCCCTGCACCTGGTTCTGGAGCGCAAATAAGAACACCTGCCCGTAATATATCTATTTCTTCAGAATTGCCCTCAAACATGCAAAGTATCGACAGGGCAATTGAATTTCATTTTAAAAACTGGAAAAGAAAATGA